The Spirochaeta lutea genomic interval AACGTGCGGCAGCCAAAGAAGCAAAGTCTGGAAAAACCCGTAAAAACTCGGGTAGTTTTTGCTCAACCCGAGATGTCTGGGTTTGCTGCAGCATGAATTCAGACAAGAACACAATATACGGACTGGTGTCCCGGCGCCATATAAAGTCCCGGCCCCGTTGGTCGTAAAACCGGTATATGAATCTTTGGAACCCTGCCCTCCAATCATGACCAGAGGTATTGCGCTCCTCTACATCCTCCACTGGAACCTCTCTGTTAATTGGTGTATGAGGCCTTCAGCCGTAAACTCGGTCATGCCGCCGGGAAAAAGAATATCTGCCTGGAGAAAGGCTTCAGCCAAGGGTGGTGTAGTGACCGTTGGTATGGCCGCACACACCATACCGGCGGCCTTTCCCGCAGTAACGCCGTACTGGCTGTCTTCGATTACCAGGCATTCCCCTGGATCAACCCCCATCCGCCGGGCAGCCTCAATGAATATATCCGGCTGTGGTTTTCCCCCGGCCACCTCATCAGCACTGACCCTGACGGGAAAATACTGTTCCAGCCCGGCCCATCCGAGGGTTTTCTCGATAGCCTCCCGGGAAGAACCGCTTGCTACTGCCATTTTGATACCCCGAGAATGGCAGGCTTCAACAAATAGTTGCATCTGTGGGAAGGCTCTGGTATTGCCCCGGGCGATTTTAAGATAGCAGCTGTCTTTTTCAGCAAGTAGATCATCTAGATCACCCGTTAAGCCATAATCCCTTTGCAGTGTTCTCAAAAACGACCGGGACCCTACCCCCACAACATCCTTCCAGTGCTCTTCCGGAAGATGAATTCCACGGGCCTCCAAGAACTGCTGGTCGCTGTGGTGGTAGTTGGCTTCGCTGTCAATGAGGGTGCCGTCCAGATCAAAAATGACAGTTGAAAGACTCATGACTGGCCTAACTTCTCCCGTTTTTTCCTGGCATCCTCAGCCTTTCTGCTTATCCTGTTCCAAGCTCCGGTAAGCCCCATGGCTTTTTTTGCATCCCTCAGGGTCTGGGATGCCACCTCTCGCATCTTCAAGGTTCCTTCATAAATAACCTCGTCCACCAAACCCTTTTGGGACTCATAATAATCACGTTTTTCACGAATCGGGTCTAGGAACTGGTTAATAGCCCGAGACAGCTTCTCCTTAACCTCCACATCCCCCACGGTTCCTTCCCGGTATCGTTGTTTTAGGTCCTCGACCTCATCTTTCCGGGGATTAAAGATATCGTGGTAAATGAACACCGGATTACCCTCTACCCTGCCGGGTACATCAGCCCGAATTCGATTGGGATCAGTAAACATACCCCGGACCTTCTTCTCCACAGTCTTTACATCGTCTGAAAGCATAATTGCATTCCCCAGACTTTTAGACATCTTTGCCTGGCCATCGGTTCCAACCAGGGTCGGGACGTCACCTACCAACACATCCGGAACAGGGAATACCTCATCATAGAGGGTATTAAACCGCCTGGCAATTTCTCTGGTCAATTCAACATGGGCCTCATTATCTTTTCCCACGGGAACCAGGTGAGCCCTGGGCATAAGGATGTCGGCAGTCTGTAAGACAGGATACCCTAATAGTCCGAAAGGCATTTCATCCAAGTTTGCAGAGCGCACCATATCCTTTAGGCTGGGAAGTCTCTGGAGCCGGGGCACCGTTACGAGGTTTTCAAAGAATAGATTGAGTTCATAGACCTCATGGACGGCGGATTGCAAATAAATCACGGACTTATGCGGATCAATCCCGCAGGCAAGGTAATCCAGAGCCATATCCCGTGCGTTATTCGAGATCTGCTCAATATCCGCCTTGGTAGGTTTGGTGGTGAGCATATGCAGATCAGCGATGATGAAGTAACACTCGTAGGTGCTTTGGAGTTTAAGTCTGTTCTGCAGTGAGCCAACATAGTGGCCAAGATGCAATTGTCCTGTAGGACGGTCGCCGGTGAGTATCCGTTTTTTCTCAGTCATGGGGGACTCCTATTCTAGATGGTCTTCGCTCACTTCATCGTGGGAATTCGGCGGTCCCTCGTCCAGGAGCACCGGTGCCGGTTTGGTTCCAGTACCCATCAGCACTCCGAGAAACTCTAAACCCGGTATATATTCAAAGGCAATCTTAATACCAACAGTCAAGGGAACAGCTAAAAATAGCCCGCTGGTTCCCCAGAGCCACCCCCACAACAGAAGAGCAAGCAAGATTACCACGGGACTCAAATTAAGGCTATCACCCGTCAATTTCGGATCCAAAATATTCCCGATAACCAGCTGGGGGATTATCATGCCGATACCTGCGAGAATAATCGGATTCCAATCCGGGAAAAACTGAATGAGGGCAAAGAGAATACTGATGGCCGAAATCAGGATGGATCCGATGGTAGGAATAAAATTAAAAAGGAAGGTTAATAGTCCCCAGATAAAGGGAAAATCTACTCCAATGGTTGAAAACACGGTAAAGACAATCAGGGCGGTGAGAAAACTCACAAAAAACTTGATCAGCAGGTATCTGCCGACGTGCCGATTGACATTGGCGAAAATCTTTCCGATTTTCTCGGTCCGCTCGTGTTTCAAGGCCTCGCGTAGTTTTATTTTTATAAAGGGTTTTTCCATCATGATAAACAACAGAAAAACCAGGGTTAATGCCACATTTCCGAGAAACCCGAACAACCCGCTACTCACATTCACCAGGAGGCTCGCTAGGGTGCGGGGGATCTCAAACTGGGTTACAAAATCCCCGGGTAGATTGAAGGTTTCCACAAAAAAATCCACCACAATAAAGAATCGATCCTGATATTTGGGGTATTCAGCAACAAGAGAGTTTACGCTCTCAAACAGCACCAATCCAATAAGAATGCTGAATCCCATCAATATAACAATAACTAGTATAATAGCCAAAAAGCGCGGCACATGTATTCTTACGAAAAATTCGACCAAGGGGTTCAGAATGAAGGAAAGAAGCAAGGCTATCACAAAGGGCTGGATGAAGCTGCTGGTAAATTTCAATGAAGCAACAATAGCCAGGGCAACAAAGAACCCCAACATACCCTGAAGACTAGCTCGAAATCCAATTATTCGTTTTCTCATACACCCTATTCTAACCAAGAAGCGGCAGTTATTCGATACGGTTCAGCAAGTTCCTGGAGATTCTAACGCCGGCCACCCATGTACCCCAGGGCAACGGTTCAGCGCGGCTTAAACTCGTCAAAATGGTATTCAATTCTCCCGGTATCGGTAACCTCCATGGATACATACCCCTTGCCCGCCATTTCCTGCAGCTCGGTATCAACACGTTCAATAGGCAGCCCGGTCTCCAAGGCGGCAATGGCCGGGGTTAGAACGCCCGAGCGGTTCTGGGCTGCCCGCAGGATCTTCGCTTGTACGGAGGTATCTTCCCGGGATCCCGGCTCGGGAATACGGGGAGAATCATCAGTTTCGGGATCCACTCCAAAATTCCGGAGGCGGCTCTTAATACCACCGACCCTGCTAATCCCCTGGATAACCGGAACAACGCCAACAAAAACCATAGGGAACAACCAGAAGCGGGATCCGAAAACAATCGACATTACCCCAAATAGCAGGACCATAGAGAGCCCGGATGTTATTTCTTTTCGGGTTGACCGCAGTCTACGCTGCAGACCCTGTACTTCCTTTTCCATCATGCTATTGGTAACCCCGAACAATCGAAATATTCATTATGGTTCACTCAGTTCCCATTT includes:
- a CDS encoding HAD family hydrolase; amino-acid sequence: MSLSTVIFDLDGTLIDSEANYHHSDQQFLEARGIHLPEEHWKDVVGVGSRSFLRTLQRDYGLTGDLDDLLAEKDSCYLKIARGNTRAFPQMQLFVEACHSRGIKMAVASGSSREAIEKTLGWAGLEQYFPVRVSADEVAGGKPQPDIFIEAARRMGVDPGECLVIEDSQYGVTAGKAAGMVCAAIPTVTTPPLAEAFLQADILFPGGMTEFTAEGLIHQLTERFQWRM
- the trpS gene encoding tryptophan--tRNA ligase, coding for MTEKKRILTGDRPTGQLHLGHYVGSLQNRLKLQSTYECYFIIADLHMLTTKPTKADIEQISNNARDMALDYLACGIDPHKSVIYLQSAVHEVYELNLFFENLVTVPRLQRLPSLKDMVRSANLDEMPFGLLGYPVLQTADILMPRAHLVPVGKDNEAHVELTREIARRFNTLYDEVFPVPDVLVGDVPTLVGTDGQAKMSKSLGNAIMLSDDVKTVEKKVRGMFTDPNRIRADVPGRVEGNPVFIYHDIFNPRKDEVEDLKQRYREGTVGDVEVKEKLSRAINQFLDPIREKRDYYESQKGLVDEVIYEGTLKMREVASQTLRDAKKAMGLTGAWNRISRKAEDARKKREKLGQS
- a CDS encoding AI-2E family transporter, with the translated sequence MRKRIIGFRASLQGMLGFFVALAIVASLKFTSSFIQPFVIALLLSFILNPLVEFFVRIHVPRFLAIILVIVILMGFSILIGLVLFESVNSLVAEYPKYQDRFFIVVDFFVETFNLPGDFVTQFEIPRTLASLLVNVSSGLFGFLGNVALTLVFLLFIMMEKPFIKIKLREALKHERTEKIGKIFANVNRHVGRYLLIKFFVSFLTALIVFTVFSTIGVDFPFIWGLLTFLFNFIPTIGSILISAISILFALIQFFPDWNPIILAGIGMIIPQLVIGNILDPKLTGDSLNLSPVVILLALLLWGWLWGTSGLFLAVPLTVGIKIAFEYIPGLEFLGVLMGTGTKPAPVLLDEGPPNSHDEVSEDHLE